One genomic window of Branchiostoma floridae strain S238N-H82 chromosome 4, Bfl_VNyyK, whole genome shotgun sequence includes the following:
- the LOC118413828 gene encoding uncharacterized protein LOC118413828 isoform X2 codes for MSSEKAAYAGEVAGRARRDRPGAARPVTVAVAAVAGVLVVAALVFLFHGVKHVRENSAQLKDQILTLKDRTLAMEIKQDVAAKDKEKASSHKEEMTALKIQLSSHKEEVTALKIHMSSLQTQLDSERAELQKEKADGASLRERLAVLETKFQLGHAEEHNFGNFREGGKPNQADGVPEHNATLRRYRRSDNSVTATAGLFRGPEGPAGRDGRDGRDGAPGPPGPPGPAGGCGGCGGQSCPQQPCTAVPLGMESGAIPDGHLTASTSWGSSGHDASKARLHSHEGAGAWCAAQNNNQQWLQVDVGAETTVAGVITQGRSSNIYPQRVTSYKLRFSRDGITWSTYLDKLGRERIFAGNSDQDTEVRHLLDPPVTARYVRFWPQTWNQHISMRVEVLGQDCTGD; via the exons ATGAGCTCGGAGAAGGCTGCATACGCAGGCGAAGTTGCCGGCCGGGCCCGCCGAGACCGACCCGGCGCGGCCCGACCGGTGACGGTGGCCGTGGCGGCCGTGGCGGGGGTGCTGGTCGTGgcggccctcgtcttcctcTTTCATGGGGTAAAGCATGTCCGTGAAAACTCCGCTCAACTGAAAGACCAGATCCTGACGCTGAAGGATCGTACCTTGGCCATGGAGATCAAGCAAGACGTCGCCGCTAAAGACAAGGAGAAAGCGTCCTCTCACAAGGAGGAAATGACGGCCCTGAAAATCCAACTGTCCTCGCACAAGGAGGAAGTGACGGCCCTGAAAATCCACATGTCGTCCCTGCAGACTCAACTAGACAGCGAACGTGCGGAGTTACAGAAGGAGAAAGCTGACGGGGCGTCTTTGAGGGAGAGACTGGCTGTGCTGGAAACCAAGTTCCAACTCGGGCATGCTGAGGAACACAACTTCGGGAACTTTCGAGAG GGCGGGAAGCCGAACCAAGCTGACGGTGTCCCTGAACACAACGCCACCTTGCGGAGGTACAGGCGATCCGACAACTCGGTCACGGCAACTGCAG GCCTCTTCCGGGGTCCTGAAGGACCGGCCGGACGAGACGGGCGGGACGGCCGCGATGGTGCTCCCGGGCCGCCCGGGCCTCCCGGTCCGGCTGGTGGATGTGGAGGGTGTGGAGGACAATCCTGCCCACAG CAGCCGTGCACTGCAGTACCTCTAGGTATGGAGAGCGGCGCTATTCCTGATGGCCACCTTACTGCATCCACTTCGTGGGGCAGTTCAGGTCATGACGCCAGCAAAGCTCGCCTTCATTCCCATGAGGGCGCCGGAGCCTGGTGCGCTGCACAGAACAACAACCAGCAATGGTTACAG GTTGACGTGGGAGCAGAGACTACTGTAGCTGGAGTTATCACCCAGGGTAGGTCCAGTAACATCTATCCACAAAGGGTGACCTCCTACAAACTACGCTTCAGCAGAGACGGAATCACGTGGTCTACATACCTGGATAAACTGGGACGTGAGAGG ATCTTCGCTGGCAACTCTGATCAGGACACCGAAGTACGCCACCTGTTGGACCCGCCGGTAACTGCACGTTACGTCAGGTTCTGGCCGCAGACATGGAATCAGCACATCAGCATGCGGGTGGAGGTCCTGGGACA GGACTGCACCGGTGACTAG
- the LOC118413828 gene encoding uncharacterized protein LOC118413828 isoform X3 — protein MSSEKAAYAGEVAGRARRDRPGAARPVTVAVAAVAGVLVVAALVFLFHGVKHVRENSAQLKDQILTLKDRTLAMEIKQDVAAKDKEKASSHKEEMTALKIQLSSHKEEVTALKIHMSSLQTQLDSERAELQKEKADGASLRERLAVLETKFQLGHAEEHNFGNFREGGKPNQADGVPEHNATLRRYRRSDNSVTATAGLFRGPEGPAGRDGRDGRDGAPGPPGPPGPAGGCGGCGGQSCPQPCTAVPLGMESGAIPDGHLTASTSWGSSGHDASKARLHSHEGAGAWCAAQNNNQQWLQVDVGAETTVAGVITQGRSSNIYPQRVTSYKLRFSRDGITWSTYLDKLGRERIFAGNSDQDTEVRHLLDPPVTARYVRFWPQTWNQHISMRVEVLGQDCTGD, from the exons ATGAGCTCGGAGAAGGCTGCATACGCAGGCGAAGTTGCCGGCCGGGCCCGCCGAGACCGACCCGGCGCGGCCCGACCGGTGACGGTGGCCGTGGCGGCCGTGGCGGGGGTGCTGGTCGTGgcggccctcgtcttcctcTTTCATGGGGTAAAGCATGTCCGTGAAAACTCCGCTCAACTGAAAGACCAGATCCTGACGCTGAAGGATCGTACCTTGGCCATGGAGATCAAGCAAGACGTCGCCGCTAAAGACAAGGAGAAAGCGTCCTCTCACAAGGAGGAAATGACGGCCCTGAAAATCCAACTGTCCTCGCACAAGGAGGAAGTGACGGCCCTGAAAATCCACATGTCGTCCCTGCAGACTCAACTAGACAGCGAACGTGCGGAGTTACAGAAGGAGAAAGCTGACGGGGCGTCTTTGAGGGAGAGACTGGCTGTGCTGGAAACCAAGTTCCAACTCGGGCATGCTGAGGAACACAACTTCGGGAACTTTCGAGAG GGCGGGAAGCCGAACCAAGCTGACGGTGTCCCTGAACACAACGCCACCTTGCGGAGGTACAGGCGATCCGACAACTCGGTCACGGCAACTGCAG GCCTCTTCCGGGGTCCTGAAGGACCGGCCGGACGAGACGGGCGGGACGGCCGCGATGGTGCTCCCGGGCCGCCCGGGCCTCCCGGTCCGGCTGGTGGATGTGGAGGGTGTGGAGGACAATCCTGCCCACAG CCGTGCACTGCAGTACCTCTAGGTATGGAGAGCGGCGCTATTCCTGATGGCCACCTTACTGCATCCACTTCGTGGGGCAGTTCAGGTCATGACGCCAGCAAAGCTCGCCTTCATTCCCATGAGGGCGCCGGAGCCTGGTGCGCTGCACAGAACAACAACCAGCAATGGTTACAG GTTGACGTGGGAGCAGAGACTACTGTAGCTGGAGTTATCACCCAGGGTAGGTCCAGTAACATCTATCCACAAAGGGTGACCTCCTACAAACTACGCTTCAGCAGAGACGGAATCACGTGGTCTACATACCTGGATAAACTGGGACGTGAGAGG ATCTTCGCTGGCAACTCTGATCAGGACACCGAAGTACGCCACCTGTTGGACCCGCCGGTAACTGCACGTTACGTCAGGTTCTGGCCGCAGACATGGAATCAGCACATCAGCATGCGGGTGGAGGTCCTGGGACA GGACTGCACCGGTGACTAG